A part of Paenibacillus sp. IHBB 10380 genomic DNA contains:
- a CDS encoding glycoside hydrolase family 18 protein, with translation MKISLYTKAFLAILVIGMGIYFYDVNYSDPKKITSVYIPIWKDFKDINLKDKNIDIAIIAFAKIDKTNVYFDLDPAKNEEIKENIKKLQMNNKKTSFILGVGGYKADGFSDASLDGNRYHFTESMIAMVKELDLDGIDIDWEYPAFDSWNTTKARPEDTKNFTNLMKELKEKLDRLPRKNKNYYLTFAAGNEDWFFKNVEINKVEKYVDFINVMSYDLTGAWSDTTGYNSNLFKDKNGKSITSVDRIINLYLKRNVDPKKLLLGIPAYSYAWENVKSATNKDAAFSMGKPIDINKVDLSYKTIKEKYLNKDGFKRYYDDTAKTAYLYDGDTFITYEDPEALKAKVKYIKDKNLAGAMVWEYSQDSDDGIVKYLADNLNK, from the coding sequence ATAAAAATAAGCCTTTATACGAAAGCCTTCTTAGCTATATTGGTTATAGGTATGGGCATTTACTTTTACGATGTCAATTATTCAGACCCCAAAAAAATAACCTCTGTGTACATACCGATATGGAAAGACTTTAAAGATATTAATCTAAAAGATAAAAACATCGATATCGCTATTATCGCCTTTGCCAAAATTGATAAAACGAATGTATATTTTGATCTAGACCCTGCTAAAAATGAGGAAATCAAAGAAAATATAAAGAAACTACAAATGAATAATAAAAAAACAAGCTTCATACTTGGCGTTGGTGGCTATAAAGCGGATGGATTTTCTGATGCTTCGCTGGATGGAAATCGGTACCACTTTACTGAGAGTATGATTGCAATGGTTAAAGAGTTAGATTTAGATGGGATCGATATAGACTGGGAATATCCAGCTTTTGATTCATGGAATACGACTAAAGCAAGACCTGAAGATACCAAGAACTTTACCAATCTGATGAAGGAACTTAAAGAAAAATTGGATAGACTCCCGCGTAAAAATAAGAATTACTATTTAACCTTTGCTGCTGGGAACGAAGATTGGTTCTTCAAAAACGTTGAGATTAATAAAGTAGAAAAATATGTGGATTTCATTAATGTCATGAGTTATGACTTAACGGGTGCTTGGTCAGATACGACAGGGTATAATTCGAATTTATTTAAAGATAAGAATGGGAAGAGTATAACTAGCGTAGATCGTATTATTAATTTATATTTAAAACGTAATGTTGATCCTAAAAAGCTTCTCTTAGGAATTCCAGCTTATTCTTACGCATGGGAGAATGTGAAAAGTGCTACGAATAAGGATGCCGCATTTTCCATGGGTAAACCTATTGATATAAACAAAGTAGATTTGAGCTACAAGACTATAAAAGAAAAATATTTAAATAAAGATGGGTTTAAGCGATACTACGACGATACAGCGAAGACAGCCTATTTATATGATGGTGATACTTTTATAACCTATGAAGATCCAGAGGCTTTGAAGGCAAAAGTTAAATATATCAAAGATAAAAATCTAGCTGGTGCCATGGTGTGGGAATACTCTCAAGACTCCGATGATGGCATTGTAAAGTACTTAGCTGATAACCTGAACAAGTAG
- a CDS encoding LacI family DNA-binding transcriptional regulator: MATIKDVAKLAGVALSTASYALSGDSRVSVKTRAKVVEAARQLNYRKNGIAMDLKRSNTNTIALILTDMSGPYYSELIHSVQEVTLTNGYDLIACSSLGGKDSTAVKFLREHRVDGAIVLAYNILDEVLIEASAQGFPIIVMDREISSDDLVNVLVDGEQGGYVATRHLIDHGHRTIAYISGPANSYDNQLRYKGYLRAMAEANLEEQSKWRLNGNFVREGGYSATKMLIMQGELPSAVFYGNDEMAVGGMKAFEDSGISIPEDVSVIGFDDIQLAEYVNPPLTTIRQPKREAGSLAAHLLFQKLSGADVKRNYKLMIEMVERNSVKRV; this comes from the coding sequence ATGGCAACGATTAAGGATGTGGCGAAGCTAGCAGGGGTCGCTTTGTCTACCGCTTCGTATGCGCTAAGTGGAGATAGTAGGGTGAGCGTGAAGACAAGGGCAAAGGTTGTTGAAGCTGCTAGGCAGTTGAATTACCGCAAAAATGGGATCGCTATGGACTTAAAACGGAGCAATACGAACACAATCGCCCTTATACTGACGGACATGTCAGGTCCATATTATTCTGAATTGATTCATAGTGTACAAGAGGTTACGCTCACGAATGGCTACGATTTAATAGCATGTAGCTCTTTGGGGGGAAAAGATTCAACCGCAGTTAAGTTTCTGCGTGAACATAGAGTAGATGGCGCCATCGTACTTGCCTACAATATTCTGGATGAAGTATTAATTGAAGCGTCTGCGCAGGGCTTTCCTATTATCGTGATGGATCGTGAAATATCAAGTGATGATCTGGTTAACGTGCTGGTGGACGGTGAACAGGGTGGCTATGTGGCTACGCGTCATCTGATTGATCATGGACATCGTACGATTGCTTACATCAGTGGACCTGCTAATTCCTATGATAATCAGCTTCGGTATAAAGGATACTTACGAGCGATGGCAGAAGCAAATTTGGAGGAACAGTCCAAATGGCGACTTAATGGTAATTTCGTACGAGAAGGTGGATATAGCGCCACCAAAATGCTGATCATGCAAGGGGAGCTTCCTTCTGCTGTCTTTTATGGTAACGATGAAATGGCCGTAGGTGGGATGAAGGCATTCGAAGATAGTGGAATCTCTATTCCGGAAGATGTTTCAGTTATTGGATTTGATGACATTCAATTAGCGGAGTATGTTAATCCTCCACTGACAACGATTCGTCAGCCTAAGAGAGAGGCGGGGTCACTCGCCGCACATCTTCTGTTCCAGAAACTTAGTGGGGCAGACGTGAAGCGAAATTATAAATTAATGATAGAAATGGTAGAAAGAAATTCTGTGAAAAGAGTCTAA
- a CDS encoding alpha/beta hydrolase: MAWIQCQFYSEILSLSTGINVFIPQHSAIQVSGSGKLPVLYLLHGLSADHTDWIRHSFIERYAENKGIAVVMPSVGRSYYTDMKYGSPYFTFLSEELPTIVRALFPISDRREDTFVAGMSMGGYGAFKLGLSFPERYAAAVSLSGGLDIVSRMSGPNNLQPHELIATFGDVAELKGSSNDLFYLLDKLKEYDGDKPMLYQCCGTEDFLYTDNQTFRKHAIDLGIKVTYEEGSGEHDWDYWDPKMQRVMDWLPIS; encoded by the coding sequence TTGGCTTGGATTCAATGTCAGTTCTACTCAGAAATATTAAGCTTATCTACAGGTATTAACGTTTTTATTCCTCAACATTCTGCGATTCAGGTCAGTGGTTCTGGTAAACTTCCGGTCCTGTATCTATTGCATGGGTTGAGTGCTGATCATACAGATTGGATAAGGCATTCTTTCATAGAACGTTATGCTGAGAATAAAGGAATCGCTGTGGTCATGCCAAGTGTTGGTCGTAGTTATTATACAGATATGAAGTATGGATCACCCTACTTTACATTTCTAAGCGAAGAATTACCTACTATTGTCCGTGCCTTATTTCCTATTTCTGACCGTAGGGAAGATACTTTTGTAGCAGGCATGTCGATGGGAGGGTATGGAGCATTCAAGTTAGGGCTTTCTTTCCCAGAACGTTATGCGGCTGCCGTAAGTCTGTCGGGAGGGTTGGATATTGTTAGTCGCATGAGTGGTCCTAACAATCTCCAGCCCCATGAATTGATCGCAACTTTTGGTGATGTGGCTGAATTGAAGGGAAGCTCCAATGACTTGTTCTATTTATTGGATAAATTGAAGGAGTATGACGGAGATAAGCCTATGTTGTATCAATGCTGCGGAACAGAAGATTTTCTGTACACAGATAATCAAACCTTCAGAAAACATGCGATAGATCTAGGGATAAAAGTGACGTATGAAGAAGGATCTGGGGAGCATGATTGGGATTATTGGGACCCCAAGATGCAACGTGTAATGGATTGGTTGCCAATATCATGA
- the bglX gene encoding beta-glucosidase BglX yields the protein MDNKQLVGLLEQMTLEEKIAQMLQLVVSYFVGSEEDGQITGPMESLGITEETVNQVGSVLGLGGAAKVIQVQQTHLKNDRLGIPMIFMADIIHGYKTIFPITLAIGCSWDQELAEQSAAIAAKESAVSGLHVTFAPMVDLVRDPRWGRVMESTGEDPYLNSLFARSFVRGFQGDDLANDVSRVAACVKHFAAYGAGEGGREYNTVDLSERQLREYYLPAYKAALNEGCELVMTSFNTVHGSPATGNRALMRDLLRTELGFDGVLISDWGAVIELIAHGVAEDESAAAYLAVQAGVDIEMMTSCYVKHLPELVRSGKVDESLIDEAVLRILNLKNKLGLFENPLRGADPEAERKVVYCDEHRAVSRELASKSCVLLKNTGVLPLQPEQQIALIGPFAQSQDILGPWSWLGAEENIKPLNKAIQEQITSSNVLVAEGSGIDTITEQQWQEALEIARQSDVIVLALGESSPMSGEGGSRADIRLPEAQLQLIAHLRTLDKPMVAVLFNGRPLDLHGVHDQVDAVLEAWFPGSEGASAITDILYGDVNPSGRLSMSFPHAVGQIPVYYNHYNTGRPKKESEPDNRYASQYLDIPNEPLFPFGYGLSYTEFKYGEMVLSAEEMTLDCPLQITTTITNTGNRAGEEVVQLYIRDITGEVVRPMKELKAYSKVLLQPGECQEVSFTVTEEQLRYHHSDLSYTSDAGEFAVFVGSNSRDVTERRFRLLK from the coding sequence ATGGATAATAAACAATTGGTTGGATTACTAGAACAGATGACACTCGAGGAAAAAATAGCACAGATGCTGCAATTGGTAGTGTCTTATTTCGTAGGATCGGAAGAGGATGGTCAGATTACGGGACCGATGGAATCGCTCGGAATTACCGAGGAAACCGTGAATCAAGTTGGTTCTGTATTAGGACTTGGTGGGGCAGCTAAAGTGATTCAAGTGCAACAAACACATTTGAAGAACGACAGACTAGGTATTCCAATGATTTTTATGGCGGATATCATTCATGGATACAAAACCATTTTTCCAATAACTCTAGCTATAGGATGCTCTTGGGATCAGGAATTGGCAGAACAAAGCGCCGCCATCGCTGCAAAGGAATCCGCAGTATCGGGTCTGCATGTTACGTTTGCACCTATGGTTGATCTTGTACGTGATCCACGTTGGGGACGTGTGATGGAATCAACGGGGGAAGACCCATATTTAAATAGTTTGTTTGCTCGTTCATTTGTGCGTGGATTCCAAGGGGACGATTTAGCGAATGATGTCAGCCGTGTGGCTGCTTGTGTGAAGCATTTTGCAGCTTATGGTGCTGGAGAAGGTGGACGGGAATATAACACAGTTGATTTATCAGAGCGACAATTGAGAGAGTATTACTTACCCGCTTATAAGGCTGCCTTAAATGAGGGCTGTGAACTAGTTATGACATCTTTTAATACCGTTCATGGTTCCCCGGCTACAGGAAACCGAGCTTTGATGCGTGATTTATTGCGAACGGAATTAGGTTTCGATGGTGTACTTATCTCTGACTGGGGCGCGGTGATTGAGCTCATTGCTCATGGGGTTGCAGAAGATGAATCAGCAGCGGCATACCTAGCCGTTCAAGCTGGTGTCGATATCGAAATGATGACCTCATGTTATGTTAAGCATTTACCGGAACTTGTAAGAAGCGGCAAGGTGGATGAGTCTCTGATTGACGAAGCTGTGCTTCGTATATTGAATTTGAAGAACAAGCTGGGGCTATTCGAGAATCCGTTACGTGGAGCTGATCCGGAAGCAGAACGAAAGGTCGTATACTGTGATGAGCATAGAGCTGTATCACGCGAACTTGCATCCAAATCGTGTGTTCTTCTTAAAAATACAGGTGTTCTTCCACTTCAACCTGAGCAACAGATCGCTTTAATTGGTCCGTTCGCGCAGAGCCAAGATATTCTCGGTCCATGGTCTTGGCTGGGCGCTGAAGAGAATATTAAGCCTCTGAATAAGGCTATTCAGGAGCAAATTACATCCTCCAACGTGTTAGTTGCAGAGGGTTCAGGGATCGATACGATTACAGAGCAACAATGGCAAGAAGCATTAGAAATCGCTCGTCAATCGGATGTAATCGTTCTTGCTCTGGGTGAGAGCTCACCTATGAGCGGAGAAGGGGGAAGTCGTGCAGACATTCGTTTGCCGGAGGCACAACTTCAACTGATTGCTCACTTGCGAACGTTGGATAAGCCTATGGTGGCTGTCTTGTTTAACGGACGTCCGCTAGATCTTCATGGTGTCCATGATCAGGTAGATGCTGTTCTGGAAGCATGGTTCCCTGGAAGTGAGGGAGCTAGCGCGATCACAGATATTTTATATGGTGACGTGAACCCATCAGGACGTCTATCGATGTCGTTCCCGCATGCTGTGGGACAAATACCGGTATATTATAACCACTACAATACAGGGCGTCCGAAGAAAGAGTCCGAACCAGATAATCGCTACGCTTCGCAGTATCTAGATATTCCGAATGAACCTTTATTTCCATTTGGTTACGGGTTAAGTTACACGGAATTTAAATACGGTGAAATGGTACTCTCAGCAGAGGAAATGACGTTAGACTGTCCACTGCAGATCACAACGACGATCACGAACACAGGCAATAGGGCGGGAGAAGAAGTCGTACAACTCTATATTCGTGATATCACAGGAGAGGTTGTTAGACCGATGAAGGAGTTGAAGGCTTACTCCAAGGTTCTGTTGCAGCCTGGGGAGTGCCAAGAAGTCAGCTTTACAGTGACGGAGGAACAACTTCGGTATCATCATTCCGATTTAAGTTACACAAGTGATGCTGGTGAGTTTGCCGTATTTGTAGGATCGAATAGTAGAGACGTGACGGAGCGTAGATTTCGTCTTTTGAAATAA
- a CDS encoding GH36-type glycosyl hydrolase domain-containing protein — MIKNNEQLLTLEAGSLTFRFLPSGDLFQATYGGTMINQWLSNSIDGSLNNIYLRVHDAEGIQAYPLLGVKSQSRVRKLDHGLVYEGVVAGVRYQVMFTPTEQGIWFWDVKVEGHHKQVDLIYGQDLGIADPGTVRSNEAYLSQYIDHAVFKDDRHGYVVCSRQNQPQGGVFPYIQQGSLTKAASYSTDGFQFYGLSYKETNEPACLTQDTLANEVYQYEFAYTALQSERIQLDGEARFVFYGLCKDDHPTAITTLEFGEEVLQARKVVETLSFEGGELLERVSLLPSIGTPLHTEVMSETEINRLFPNRQQEEVAGNDLLAFFTDRYEHVVLKEKELRVERPHGHILMSGDNVSLENPVMTTTSYMYGIFNSQVVVGNTNFNKMTTNARNALNVPKTAGQRIYVEIEGVYRLLTMPSLFEMGFNYVRWYYKTQDDLLIITNFTAVGTPEVRLNVRSERGISYRFLVSNQITMNVNEYEIPYHMRDHGEYLSFHADSAALSADIYPELEYRLHVTGTSMTVSDERKLVSHIEPGEASLTVLELDASSEWTMTLQGLLNGGELPLVERKAEEEIERYREFFRSVMNGFHLSAGNGDDAELFKVNGLAWWYTHNMLVHYSVPHGLEQYGGAAWGTRDVCQGPVEYFMATHKYDQVRATVLNIYSHQYEDDGNWPQWFMFDKYTKVQQEESHGDIIVWPLKVLGDYLNVTRDYSILEQQVPYTRKHSFDFTTETATVLEHAYKEIDYIKNHFLHGTHLSSYGDGDWDDTLQPANAQLKQYMVSSWTVALTYQTLNQFSRVMEVVDPTSAASLRSLADGIQSDFNHYMLQTEVIPGFLYMENPEQVKLLVHPSDAETGIQYRLLPMTRSMISELLTPEQAATHYEIIREQLFCPDGVRLMNRPAQYVGGVSTHFKRAEQASNFGREVGLQYVHAHIRYVEAMAKLGKEEEVWSGLARINPIGIQDVVPNAELRQSNAYFSSSDGKFNTRYDAQDRFDELRSGQVPVKGGWKIYSSGPGIYMNQLISNALGIRQEAGSLIIDPVLPQTLDGLRFDFEYAGAPVQFVYHLTSGENRVSVNGQDVATETTTNRYRTGGLRIDRQEFDRVRSEGTNIVEIYIG, encoded by the coding sequence ATGATAAAGAATAATGAACAGTTGCTGACTTTGGAAGCGGGAAGTTTAACGTTTAGATTTTTGCCAAGTGGAGATTTATTTCAGGCTACTTACGGTGGGACGATGATTAATCAATGGTTGTCCAATTCAATCGATGGATCACTAAACAATATATATCTACGAGTACATGATGCGGAAGGCATTCAAGCCTATCCCTTGCTCGGTGTTAAATCACAAAGTCGGGTTCGTAAGTTAGATCATGGACTTGTATATGAAGGCGTAGTAGCAGGTGTCCGTTATCAAGTAATGTTCACACCGACGGAGCAGGGCATATGGTTCTGGGATGTAAAAGTTGAGGGGCATCATAAACAGGTAGACTTGATTTATGGACAAGATCTTGGGATTGCTGATCCAGGAACTGTTCGTAGTAATGAAGCCTATTTATCTCAATACATTGATCATGCTGTATTTAAGGATGATCGTCATGGATATGTTGTATGTTCTCGGCAGAATCAGCCGCAAGGTGGAGTCTTCCCATACATTCAGCAGGGGTCTTTAACGAAAGCTGCTTCATATTCAACAGATGGCTTTCAATTCTATGGTTTATCATACAAAGAAACGAATGAACCCGCTTGTTTAACCCAAGACACACTAGCAAACGAAGTCTATCAATATGAATTTGCCTATACAGCCTTACAATCGGAACGTATCCAGCTAGATGGAGAAGCTAGGTTCGTATTCTACGGACTATGTAAGGATGACCATCCTACGGCGATAACTACCTTAGAGTTCGGCGAAGAAGTATTACAAGCTCGTAAAGTAGTGGAGACGCTAAGCTTCGAGGGAGGAGAACTTCTGGAACGGGTCTCTCTATTACCTTCCATAGGGACTCCGCTGCATACGGAGGTTATGAGTGAGACGGAGATAAACCGTTTATTCCCTAATCGTCAGCAAGAGGAAGTGGCAGGGAACGACTTGCTAGCTTTTTTCACAGATCGATATGAGCATGTAGTTCTCAAGGAAAAAGAGCTAAGAGTAGAGCGTCCTCACGGGCATATTCTAATGAGCGGCGATAATGTGAGCCTGGAAAATCCAGTCATGACAACAACTTCTTATATGTACGGTATCTTTAACTCTCAGGTTGTAGTGGGAAATACTAATTTTAATAAAATGACGACAAATGCGAGAAATGCGCTGAATGTACCCAAAACAGCGGGTCAGCGGATCTATGTGGAGATAGAGGGTGTGTATCGCCTATTGACGATGCCATCACTATTCGAGATGGGGTTCAACTACGTACGTTGGTATTATAAAACGCAAGATGATCTACTGATCATCACCAACTTTACGGCAGTAGGTACGCCAGAGGTACGATTGAATGTGCGTTCAGAGCGTGGTATATCATATCGTTTCCTAGTGAGTAATCAGATTACAATGAATGTTAATGAATATGAGATTCCTTATCACATGCGTGATCATGGCGAATATCTGTCATTTCATGCAGACTCGGCAGCGTTAAGTGCTGATATCTATCCAGAGTTGGAGTATCGGCTTCATGTTACAGGAACGAGCATGACAGTTTCAGATGAGCGTAAGCTGGTAAGCCATATCGAACCAGGAGAAGCTTCACTGACTGTGCTGGAGCTAGATGCCAGCAGCGAATGGACGATGACTCTTCAAGGATTGCTGAATGGTGGAGAACTGCCTTTAGTGGAACGGAAGGCTGAGGAAGAGATAGAACGTTATCGGGAGTTTTTCCGCTCTGTCATGAATGGATTTCATTTGTCGGCAGGGAATGGGGATGATGCGGAACTATTTAAGGTGAATGGACTCGCCTGGTGGTACACACATAATATGCTTGTCCACTACTCCGTGCCACATGGTCTGGAGCAATACGGTGGAGCCGCGTGGGGAACACGTGACGTCTGTCAGGGACCAGTTGAATATTTCATGGCAACTCACAAGTATGATCAGGTACGTGCCACGGTATTAAATATATATTCTCATCAGTATGAAGACGATGGCAATTGGCCGCAGTGGTTCATGTTCGATAAATATACGAAGGTTCAACAGGAAGAGAGCCATGGTGATATTATCGTATGGCCGTTGAAGGTGCTTGGCGATTATTTGAATGTTACTCGCGATTACAGCATTTTGGAACAACAAGTTCCCTATACCAGAAAACATAGCTTTGATTTCACAACGGAGACGGCGACAGTATTAGAGCATGCTTATAAGGAAATTGATTATATCAAGAATCATTTCTTACATGGCACGCACTTATCTTCATATGGAGACGGCGACTGGGATGATACCCTTCAGCCAGCCAATGCTCAATTGAAGCAATATATGGTCAGTAGTTGGACTGTAGCTCTAACCTATCAGACGTTGAACCAATTCTCACGCGTGATGGAAGTTGTTGATCCCACTTCAGCGGCAAGCTTACGGAGTCTGGCTGATGGAATTCAAAGTGATTTCAACCACTACATGCTACAAACCGAAGTTATACCGGGTTTCTTGTATATGGAGAATCCTGAACAAGTAAAATTGTTGGTTCATCCAAGTGATGCCGAAACTGGTATACAATATCGTTTGTTACCGATGACACGAAGCATGATTAGTGAACTATTGACACCTGAGCAAGCGGCGACGCATTACGAGATCATTCGTGAGCAATTGTTCTGCCCAGATGGTGTACGGTTAATGAACCGTCCTGCACAATACGTTGGGGGCGTAAGCACCCACTTTAAACGTGCTGAGCAAGCGTCGAACTTCGGACGTGAGGTTGGACTGCAATATGTACATGCCCATATTCGTTATGTAGAGGCTATGGCTAAGCTCGGTAAAGAAGAAGAAGTATGGAGCGGGCTTGCGCGCATCAATCCAATTGGAATCCAAGATGTCGTTCCTAATGCCGAACTACGTCAAAGTAACGCGTACTTCAGTAGCTCCGATGGTAAATTTAACACTCGCTATGATGCGCAGGATAGATTTGATGAATTGCGTAGCGGACAGGTGCCGGTGAAAGGTGGCTGGAAAATTTATTCTAGTGGACCGGGGATCTATATGAATCAATTGATCTCTAACGCTCTAGGTATCCGCCAAGAGGCAGGTAGCCTGATCATTGATCCTGTGTTACCACAGACGTTAGATGGTCTACGTTTCGACTTCGAATATGCAGGAGCTCCAGTGCAATTTGTGTATCATTTAACGAGCGGTGAAAATCGTGTCAGTGTAAATGGTCAGGATGTTGCCACGGAGACCACAACGAATCGTTACCGTACTGGTGGATTACGGATTGATCGACAAGAGTTCGATCGTGTACGTTCAGAGGGAACGAACATTGTGGAAATTTATATAGGCTAA